A window of Pseudomonas guangdongensis contains these coding sequences:
- a CDS encoding S9 family peptidase has protein sequence MPDTPPRARRQDGADPYAWLEQRDAAEVLAHLQAENAWLEEQLADTAALREQLFEEIRARIRETDLSLPSPWGPWLYYQRTTAGEEYPRHYRHPRPTDGSLSVDAAHEELLLDPNALAADGYLSIGAFSISPDHRRLAYSLDTQGDEIYQLFVKELATGEVTALPFEDCDGSLTWANDSRTLFFAALDDTHRPHRLYRHSLGEDGAELVFEEQDGRFFLGCHRASSERQLILLLASKTTSEAWVLDAEHPDGAFQCLAPREEGHEYYPDHGQLDGQWRWLIRSNQAGINFALYSATESAPTRAHWQELVAHRDTLMLEEVSLNAGAITLGLRDNGLPVIEVLPQGGAPYRVQLPDAAYSLHVYDDLEFDSPVIRLRYEALNRPAQIRQLELASGTQTVLKQTAVEGFFDADAYESRRLWATAADGTRVPISLVGRREVLDAALPAPLYLYGYGAYGESLDPWFSHARLSLLERGFLFAIAHVRGGGELGEAWYRAGKLAHKQNSFDDFIACAEALIEGGYTTTTQLAISGGSAGGLLIGAVLNQRPELFAAAIAEVPFVDVLNTMQNPELPLTVTEYDEWGDPSEPEVYARIRAYAPYENVRAQAYPAILAVAGYHDSRVQYWEAAKWVARLRECKTDANPLLLKTEFAAGHGGMSGRYQALRDAALEYAFLLKVLGRR, from the coding sequence ATGCCCGATACCCCGCCCCGCGCCCGCCGCCAGGACGGCGCCGATCCCTACGCCTGGCTGGAGCAGCGCGACGCTGCCGAGGTACTCGCCCATCTGCAGGCCGAGAACGCCTGGCTGGAGGAACAACTGGCCGACACTGCCGCGCTGCGCGAACAGCTGTTCGAGGAGATCCGCGCGCGCATCCGCGAAACCGACCTGTCGCTGCCGAGCCCCTGGGGCCCCTGGCTGTACTACCAGCGCACCACGGCCGGCGAGGAGTATCCGCGCCATTACCGCCACCCGCGCCCGACCGACGGCTCGCTGAGCGTCGACGCGGCGCACGAGGAACTGCTGCTCGACCCCAACGCCCTCGCCGCCGATGGCTACCTGTCCATCGGCGCCTTCAGCATCAGCCCCGACCACCGGCGTCTGGCCTACAGCCTGGACACCCAGGGCGACGAGATCTACCAGCTATTCGTCAAGGAGCTGGCTACAGGCGAGGTGACCGCCCTGCCCTTCGAGGACTGCGACGGCAGCCTGACCTGGGCCAACGACAGCCGCACGCTGTTCTTCGCCGCGCTGGACGACACCCACCGCCCGCACCGCCTGTACCGCCACAGCCTCGGCGAGGACGGCGCCGAACTGGTGTTCGAAGAACAGGACGGGCGCTTCTTCCTCGGCTGTCACCGCGCCAGCTCCGAGCGCCAGCTGATCCTGCTGCTGGCCAGCAAGACCACCTCCGAGGCCTGGGTGCTGGACGCCGAGCACCCGGACGGCGCCTTCCAGTGCCTGGCCCCGCGCGAGGAAGGCCACGAGTACTACCCCGACCACGGCCAGCTCGACGGCCAATGGCGCTGGCTGATCCGCAGCAACCAGGCGGGAATCAACTTCGCGCTCTACAGCGCCACGGAAAGCGCACCGACCCGCGCGCACTGGCAGGAGCTGGTCGCCCATCGCGATACGCTGATGCTCGAGGAAGTCAGCCTGAACGCCGGCGCCATCACCCTCGGCCTGCGCGACAACGGCCTGCCGGTGATCGAGGTCCTGCCCCAGGGCGGCGCGCCCTACCGGGTGCAGCTGCCGGACGCCGCCTACAGCCTGCACGTCTACGACGACCTGGAGTTCGACAGCCCGGTGATCCGCCTGCGCTACGAGGCGCTCAACCGTCCGGCGCAGATCCGCCAGCTGGAGCTGGCCAGCGGCACGCAGACAGTGCTCAAGCAAACGGCGGTGGAAGGCTTCTTCGACGCCGACGCCTACGAGAGCCGGCGCCTCTGGGCAACGGCGGCCGACGGCACCCGGGTACCGATCAGCCTGGTCGGCCGCCGCGAGGTGCTCGACGCCGCGCTGCCCGCACCGCTCTATCTGTACGGCTACGGCGCCTATGGCGAGAGCCTCGACCCCTGGTTCTCCCATGCCCGCCTGAGCCTGCTGGAGCGCGGCTTCCTGTTCGCCATCGCCCACGTGCGCGGCGGCGGCGAGCTGGGCGAGGCCTGGTACCGCGCCGGCAAGCTCGCGCACAAGCAGAACAGCTTCGACGACTTCATCGCCTGCGCCGAGGCGCTGATCGAGGGCGGCTACACCACCACGACGCAACTGGCGATCAGCGGCGGCAGCGCCGGCGGCCTGTTGATCGGCGCGGTGCTCAACCAGCGCCCCGAGCTGTTCGCCGCGGCGATCGCCGAGGTGCCCTTCGTCGATGTGCTCAACACCATGCAGAACCCGGAGCTGCCGCTGACGGTGACCGAGTACGACGAATGGGGCGACCCGAGCGAGCCGGAGGTCTACGCGCGCATCCGCGCCTATGCGCCCTACGAGAACGTCAGGGCCCAGGCCTACCCGGCGATCCTCGCCGTGGCCGGCTACCACGACAGCCGGGTGCAGTACTGGGAGGCGGCCAAGTGGGTGGCGCGGCTGCGCGAGTGCAAGACCGACGCCAACCCGCTGCTGCTCAAGACCGAATTCGCCGCCGGCCACGGCGGCATGAGCGGCCGCTACCAGGCGCTCAGGGACGCCGCGCTGGAGTACGCATTCCTGCTCAAGGTGCTGGGCCGGCGCTGA
- a CDS encoding MFS transporter, translating to MTEQDYLLAWTLYALAALGCLLVGFRITAWMWRALREPLRVLMAVLLCTPTLVDPARELQAPAIAIAALDLLFKTGSNLWLAVTDLAAFALIGFSLYLLFVAIRWPLERRRAEAAAARAEAEAQPAREPSLRELLDDRRGEPRL from the coding sequence ATGACCGAACAAGACTATCTCCTCGCCTGGACCCTGTACGCCCTGGCCGCGCTGGGTTGCCTGCTGGTGGGGTTCCGCATCACTGCCTGGATGTGGCGTGCCCTGCGCGAGCCGCTGCGGGTGCTGATGGCCGTGCTGCTGTGTACGCCGACGCTGGTCGACCCGGCGCGCGAACTGCAGGCACCGGCCATCGCCATCGCCGCCTTGGACCTGCTGTTCAAGACCGGCAGCAACCTGTGGCTGGCGGTGACCGACCTGGCGGCCTTCGCGCTGATCGGTTTTTCCCTGTACCTGCTGTTCGTCGCCATCCGCTGGCCGCTGGAGCGGCGCCGGGCGGAAGCGGCCGCGGCCCGAGCCGAGGCCGAAGCGCAGCCGGCGCGCGAGCCGAGTTTGCGCGAGCTGCTCGATGACCGCCGCGGCGAGCCGCGCCTATGA
- a CDS encoding class II glutamine amidotransferase, which translates to MCELLGMSANVPTDIVFSFTGLMQRGGRTGPHRDGWGIGFYEGRGLRLFQDPQASSESEVARLVQRYPIKSEVVIGHIRQANVGKVCLANTHPFVRELWGRNWCFAHNGQLAGFAPVPDFYRPVGDTDSEAAFCDLLNRVRRAFPEPVEVEQLLPVLVEACAGYRRLGVFNALLSDGDWLFSFCSTKLAHITRRAPFGPAQLKDADMAVDFQAETTPDDVVTVIATDPLTANEDWQLYRPGQWLLWRRGEQVAAGALAD; encoded by the coding sequence ATGTGTGAGTTGCTGGGCATGAGTGCCAACGTGCCGACCGATATCGTGTTCAGCTTCACCGGGCTGATGCAGCGCGGCGGGCGTACCGGCCCGCATCGCGACGGCTGGGGCATCGGCTTCTACGAGGGGCGCGGCCTGCGCCTGTTCCAGGACCCGCAGGCGAGCAGCGAGTCGGAGGTGGCGCGGCTGGTGCAGCGCTATCCGATCAAGAGCGAGGTGGTGATCGGGCATATCCGCCAGGCCAACGTCGGCAAGGTCTGCCTGGCCAACACTCATCCCTTCGTGCGCGAGCTGTGGGGGCGCAACTGGTGCTTCGCCCATAACGGCCAGTTGGCCGGGTTCGCGCCCGTGCCGGATTTCTATCGGCCGGTGGGCGATACCGACAGCGAGGCGGCGTTCTGCGATCTGCTCAACCGCGTGCGCCGCGCCTTTCCCGAACCGGTGGAGGTGGAGCAGCTGCTGCCGGTCCTGGTCGAGGCCTGTGCCGGCTATCGGCGCCTCGGCGTGTTCAACGCGCTGCTCAGCGATGGCGACTGGCTGTTCAGCTTCTGTTCGACCAAGCTGGCGCACATCACCCGCCGCGCGCCCTTCGGGCCGGCGCAGCTCAAGGATGCCGACATGGCGGTGGACTTCCAGGCGGAAACCACTCCCGACGATGTGGTGACGGTGATCGCGACCGATCCCCTGACCGCCAACGAGGACTGGCAGCTCTACCGCCCAGGTCAGTGGCTGCTGTGGCGGCGCGGCGAGCAGGTGGCCGCTGGCGCGCTGGCGGACTGA
- a CDS encoding cold-shock protein, with the protein MATGTVKWFNDTKGFGFIKPDDGGDDLFAHFSEIRAQGFKTLAENQKVSFEVTTGPKGKQASNIQIIG; encoded by the coding sequence ATGGCAACTGGCACAGTTAAGTGGTTCAACGACACCAAGGGTTTCGGTTTCATCAAGCCGGACGACGGTGGTGACGATCTGTTCGCCCACTTCTCCGAAATTCGCGCTCAGGGCTTCAAGACCCTGGCCGAAAACCAGAAAGTGTCCTTCGAAGTGACCACCGGTCCGAAGGGCAAGCAGGCTTCCAACATCCAGATCATCGGCTAA
- the cysK gene encoding cysteine synthase A, whose translation MSRIYADNAQAIGNTPLIRINRLGPTGVTILAKNEGRNPAYSVKCRIGASMIWDAEQSGRLKPGMTIVEPTSGNTGIGLAFVAAAKGYKLVLTMPASMSLERRKVLKALGAELVLTEPAKGMKGAIDKAAELAAAHPGQYLLLQQFENPANPAIHEQTTGPEIWNDTDGAIDVLVAGVGTGGTITGVSRYIKNVCGKPILSVAVEPAGSPVISQTLAGSEVKPAPHKIQGIGAGFVPKNLDLSVVDRVEQVGDDEAKAMALRLMREEGILCGISCGAAMAAAVRLANEPDMQGKTIVVILPDSGERYLSSMLFDGLFGEQELQQ comes from the coding sequence ATGAGCCGCATCTACGCAGACAACGCCCAAGCCATCGGCAACACGCCGCTGATCCGCATCAACCGCCTCGGCCCCACCGGCGTGACCATCCTGGCCAAGAACGAGGGTCGCAACCCGGCCTACTCGGTCAAGTGCCGGATCGGCGCCAGCATGATCTGGGACGCCGAGCAGAGCGGCCGGCTCAAGCCGGGCATGACCATCGTCGAGCCGACCTCGGGCAACACCGGCATCGGCCTGGCCTTCGTCGCCGCCGCCAAGGGCTACAAGCTGGTGCTGACCATGCCGGCCTCGATGAGCCTGGAGCGGCGCAAGGTGCTCAAGGCGCTCGGCGCCGAACTGGTGCTGACCGAGCCGGCCAAGGGCATGAAGGGCGCCATCGACAAGGCTGCCGAACTGGCCGCCGCACACCCCGGCCAGTACCTGCTGCTGCAGCAGTTCGAGAACCCGGCCAACCCGGCGATCCACGAGCAGACCACCGGCCCGGAAATCTGGAACGACACCGACGGCGCCATCGACGTGCTGGTCGCCGGGGTCGGCACCGGCGGCACCATCACCGGGGTGTCGCGCTATATCAAGAACGTCTGCGGCAAGCCGATCCTCTCGGTGGCGGTGGAGCCGGCCGGCTCGCCGGTGATCAGCCAGACCCTGGCCGGCAGCGAGGTCAAGCCCGCGCCCCACAAGATCCAGGGCATCGGCGCCGGTTTCGTGCCGAAGAACCTCGATCTGTCGGTGGTCGACCGCGTCGAACAGGTCGGCGACGACGAGGCCAAGGCGATGGCCCTGCGCCTGATGCGCGAGGAAGGCATCCTCTGCGGCATCTCCTGCGGTGCGGCCATGGCCGCCGCGGTGCGCCTCGCCAACGAGCCGGACATGCAGGGCAAGACCATCGTGGTGATCCTCCCCGACTCCGGCGAGCGCTACCTGTCCTCCATGCTGTTCGACGGCCTGTTCGGCGAGCAGGAACTGCAGCAGTAA
- a CDS encoding AAA family ATPase — protein MKFEGTAAYVATDDLKLAVNAAIALQRPLLVKGEPGTGKTLLAEQLAEALGTRLITWHIKSTTKAHQGLYEYDAVSRLRDSQLGVDKVHDVRNYIKKGKLWEAFEADQRVVLLIDEIDKADIEFPNDLLQELDRMEFFVYETGETVKAAQRPIIVITSNNEKELPDAFLRRCFFHYIAFPDRDTLQRIVDVHFPSIRQELVQEALEIFFDIRKVPGLKKKPSTSELVDWLKLLMADQIGEAVLRERDPTKAIPPLAGALVKNEQDVMLLERLAFMSRRAGR, from the coding sequence ATGAAATTCGAAGGCACCGCCGCCTACGTCGCCACCGACGACCTCAAGCTCGCGGTCAACGCCGCCATTGCCCTGCAGCGTCCGCTGCTGGTCAAGGGCGAGCCGGGCACCGGCAAGACCCTGCTCGCCGAGCAACTGGCCGAGGCGCTGGGCACCCGGCTGATCACCTGGCACATCAAGTCGACCACCAAGGCCCATCAGGGCCTTTACGAGTACGATGCGGTGAGTCGCCTGCGCGACTCGCAGCTGGGCGTCGACAAGGTCCACGACGTGCGCAACTACATCAAGAAGGGCAAGCTGTGGGAGGCCTTCGAGGCCGACCAGCGCGTGGTGCTGTTGATCGACGAGATCGACAAGGCCGACATCGAGTTCCCCAACGACCTGCTGCAGGAACTCGACCGCATGGAGTTCTTCGTCTACGAGACCGGCGAGACGGTCAAGGCGGCGCAGCGGCCGATCATCGTCATCACCTCCAACAACGAGAAGGAGCTGCCGGACGCCTTCCTGCGCCGCTGCTTCTTCCACTACATCGCCTTCCCCGACCGCGACACCCTGCAACGGATCGTCGACGTGCATTTCCCTAGCATCCGCCAGGAGCTGGTGCAGGAGGCGCTGGAAATTTTCTTCGACATCCGCAAGGTGCCGGGGCTGAAGAAGAAGCCGTCCACCTCCGAGCTGGTCGACTGGCTCAAGCTGCTGATGGCCGACCAGATCGGCGAGGCCGTGCTGCGCGAGCGCGATCCGACCAAGGCGATCCCGCCGCTGGCCGGTGCGCTGGTGAAGAACGAGCAGGATGTGATGCTGCTCGAACGCCTGGCGTTCATGAGCCGGCGCGCCGGGCGCTAG
- a CDS encoding vWA domain-containing protein, whose protein sequence is MLLNLFNELRAAKVPVSLRELLDLLEALERQVVFADLDAFYFLARTVLVKDERHFDKFDRAFAAYFQGLDNLDAALQALIPEDWLRKEFERFLSEEDKAQLKSLGGLDALIEAFKQRLAEQKERHAGGNKWIGTGGSSPFGSGGYHPEGIRVGDAGQRQGRAAKVWEQRQYRNLDDQAELGSRNLQLALRRLRRFAREGAAEEFDLDGTIEHTARDAGLLNIRMRPERRNAVKLLLLLDIGGSMDAHVKVCEELFAACRSEFKHLEYFYFHNFVYEAVWKDNRRRHSERLATFDLLHKYGPDYKVVFVGDASMGPYEITHAGGSVEHWNEEPGFVWMQRFMETYRKLIWINPYPQEAWKYSTSTSMVRELVQERMYPLTPAGLEEGMRFLAAN, encoded by the coding sequence ATGCTGCTCAACCTGTTCAACGAATTGCGCGCGGCAAAGGTGCCGGTGTCGCTGCGCGAGCTGCTCGACTTGCTCGAAGCGCTCGAGCGCCAGGTGGTGTTCGCCGACCTGGATGCTTTCTACTTCCTGGCGCGCACCGTGCTGGTGAAGGACGAGCGGCATTTCGACAAGTTCGACCGTGCCTTCGCCGCCTACTTCCAGGGCCTCGACAACCTGGACGCGGCGCTGCAGGCGTTGATCCCCGAGGACTGGCTGCGCAAGGAGTTCGAGCGCTTCCTCAGTGAGGAGGACAAGGCGCAGCTGAAGAGCCTGGGCGGCCTCGATGCGCTGATCGAGGCGTTCAAGCAGCGCCTGGCCGAGCAGAAGGAGCGTCACGCCGGCGGCAACAAGTGGATCGGCACCGGCGGCAGCAGTCCGTTCGGTTCCGGCGGCTACCATCCCGAGGGCATCCGCGTCGGCGACGCCGGCCAGCGCCAGGGGCGGGCGGCCAAGGTCTGGGAGCAGCGTCAGTACCGCAACCTCGACGACCAGGCCGAACTCGGCTCGCGCAACCTGCAGTTGGCCCTGCGCCGCCTGCGCCGCTTCGCCCGCGAGGGGGCTGCCGAGGAGTTCGACCTCGACGGCACCATCGAGCACACCGCGCGCGATGCCGGTCTGCTCAACATCCGCATGCGTCCGGAGCGGCGCAACGCGGTCAAGCTCCTGCTGCTGCTCGACATCGGCGGTTCGATGGACGCCCACGTCAAGGTCTGCGAGGAGCTGTTCGCCGCCTGCCGCAGCGAGTTCAAGCATCTGGAGTATTTCTACTTCCACAACTTCGTCTATGAGGCGGTGTGGAAGGACAACCGGCGTCGCCACAGCGAGCGCCTCGCCACCTTCGACCTGCTGCACAAGTACGGTCCGGACTACAAGGTGGTGTTCGTCGGCGATGCTTCCATGGGCCCCTACGAGATCACCCATGCCGGCGGCAGCGTCGAGCACTGGAACGAGGAGCCCGGTTTCGTCTGGATGCAGCGCTTCATGGAAACCTACAGGAAGCTCATCTGGATCAACCCGTACCCGCAGGAGGCGTGGAAATACAGCACCTCGACCTCGATGGTGCGCGAGCTGGTGCAGGAGCGCATGTACCCGCTGACCCCGGCGGGCCTCGAGGAAGGCATGCGCTTTCTCGCCGCCAACTGA
- a CDS encoding DMT family transporter, translated as MSVTRQGMDGFAVQLMVVLCSLWGLQQVAIKLAAPDMAPLLQVGLRSVLAALLVALFMLWRRQPWQPGDGTLRAGALVGLLFALEFLFIAEALVRTSAAHMVVLLYTAPIFAALGLHLWLPGERLRRLQWLGILIAFAGILLAFGGGALGQRISAQVLLGDFFALLAGLFWGATTVAVRCTRLAEAVPAKTLLYQLLGAACLVLPAWLGGQVATAHLTPVVWGSLLFQGVIVSFVSYLTWFWLLRRYLASRLGVFSFMTPLFGVLFGVWLLDERVDLFFVAGGALVLLGISLVSAEAWWRRLLGR; from the coding sequence ATGTCGGTCACGCGACAGGGAATGGACGGGTTCGCCGTGCAACTGATGGTTGTGCTGTGCAGCCTGTGGGGATTGCAGCAGGTGGCGATCAAGCTGGCGGCGCCGGACATGGCGCCGCTGCTGCAGGTGGGGCTGCGTTCGGTGCTGGCGGCCCTGCTGGTGGCGCTGTTCATGCTGTGGCGGCGCCAGCCCTGGCAGCCGGGCGACGGCACCTTGCGGGCCGGCGCGCTAGTCGGACTGCTGTTCGCCCTGGAGTTCCTGTTCATCGCCGAGGCGCTGGTGCGCACCAGCGCGGCGCACATGGTGGTGCTGCTCTACACCGCACCGATCTTCGCCGCGCTCGGCCTGCACCTGTGGCTGCCGGGCGAGCGGCTGCGGCGCCTGCAATGGCTGGGCATCCTGATCGCGTTTGCCGGCATCCTGCTGGCCTTCGGCGGTGGCGCGCTGGGCCAGCGGATTTCCGCGCAGGTGTTGCTCGGAGACTTCTTCGCCCTGCTGGCCGGACTGTTCTGGGGGGCGACCACCGTGGCGGTGCGTTGCACCCGGCTGGCCGAGGCCGTGCCGGCCAAGACCCTGCTCTACCAACTGCTCGGCGCCGCCTGTCTGGTGCTGCCGGCCTGGCTGGGCGGACAGGTCGCGACGGCGCACCTGACGCCGGTGGTCTGGGGCAGCCTGTTGTTCCAGGGGGTGATCGTCTCCTTCGTCAGCTACCTGACCTGGTTCTGGCTGTTGCGCCGCTACCTGGCGTCGCGACTGGGCGTGTTCTCCTTCATGACGCCGCTGTTCGGCGTGCTGTTCGGCGTCTGGCTGCTGGATGAGCGCGTCGACCTGTTCTTCGTCGCCGGCGGTGCGCTGGTGCTGCTGGGGATCAGCCTGGTCAGCGCCGAGGCCTGGTGGCGCCGCCTGCTGGGGCGCTAG